The Podospora pseudocomata strain CBS 415.72m chromosome 1 map unlocalized CBS415.72m_1, whole genome shotgun sequence genome has a segment encoding these proteins:
- the PRP46 gene encoding pre-mRNA-splicing factor prp46 (COG:A; EggNog:ENOG503NVRR; BUSCO:EOG09262KUJ), whose amino-acid sequence MAAEVANGAGLETEVSHLESLILANARKSKSIYANTSTDSGRKRLKLDPGLASEDPDISKTSLSLRLHAEYEDVQTLPEVIAKKLPAAGPRKKKPKAAEEAPSKSEEHARKLIEGIPANKTGPGSNALVLSRRPGDAGAAGAGAKPSANRNDPQNMSLTRRQDNLLAQPRPDWHPPWKLQRVISGHLGWVRALAVEPNNKWFASGAGDRTIKIWDLASGQLKLTLTGHISTVRGLAVSPRHPYMFSCGEDKMVKCWDLETNKVIRHYHGHLSGVYTLKLHPTLDVLVTGGRDGVARVWDMRTRSNVHVLSGHTGTVADLVCQEADPQVITGSLDSTVRMWDLAAGKTMGVLTHHKKGVRALTTHPTEFTFATGSTGSIKQWKCPEGAFMQNFDGHNAIINTLSVNDQNVLFSGGDNGSMSFWDWKSGHRFQALDTTAQPGSLDAESGVMSSIFDHSGSRLICGEADKTIKIWKEDPDATPETHPLEWKPTLAASRKF is encoded by the exons ATGGCAGCTGAGGTTGCCAACGGCGCTGGCCTCGAGACGGAAGTATCCCATCTCGAGTCCTTGATCCTGGCCAACGCCCGCAAATCGAAATCCATCTACGCCAACACATCCACAGATTCGGGAAGGAAACGACTAAAGCTCGATCCCGGACTGGCATCAGAAGATCCCGACATCTCAAAAacatccctctccctccgccttCACGCCGAATATGAAGACGTTCAGACCCTACCCGAAGTCATCGCGAAGAAGCTCCCGGCTGCCGGTCctcgcaagaagaagccaaaagCAGCCGAAGAAGCACCATCAAAGTCAGAGGAGCACGCGCGCAAATTGATAGAAGGGATACCGGCGAACAAGACCGGGCCTGGTTCCAACGCTCTTGTCCTCTCCAGAAGACCAGGCGACGCTggcgctgctggtgctggcgcAAAACCGAGCGCAAACCGCAACGACCCCCAAAATATGAGCCTCACCCGCCGGCAAGACAACCTCCTCGCACAGCCCCGACCAGACTGGCACCCACCTTGGAAGCTCCAGCGTGTCATCAGCGGCCATCTCGGCTGGGTGCGAGCTCTCGCCGTCGAGCCAAACAACAAGTGGTTCGCCTCGGGCGCCGGCGACCGCACCATCAAAATTTGGGACCTGGCCTCTGGCCAACTCAAGCTCACCCTCACCGGTCACATCTCGACGGTCCGCGGCCTGGCGGTATCACCACGACATCCCTACATGTTCTCCTGCGGTGAAGACAAGATGGTTAAGTGCTGGGATCTGGAAACAAACAAGGTCATCCGTCACTACCACGGCCATTTGTCAGGTGTATACACCCTCAAGctccacccaaccctcgACGTCCTCGTCACCGGTGGCCGCGACGGCGTAGCTCGTGTATGGGACATGCGCACCCGAAGCAATGTCCATGTCCTGTCGGGCCACACCGGCACCGTCGCCGACCTTGTCTGTCAAGAAGCCGACCCCCAAGTCATAACCGGCAGCTTGGACTCCACCGTCCGAATGTGGGATCTCGCCGCGGGCAAGACGATGGGCGTGCTGACCCACCACAAAAAGGGCGTCCGCGCCttgaccacccacccaaccgaGTTCACCTTCGCAACAGGCAGCACAGGGAGCATCAAGCAGTGGAAGTGCCCCGAGGGAGCCTTCATGCAGAACTTTGACGGCCACAACGCCATTATCAACACCCTGTCGGTCAACGACCAGAACGTGTTGTTTTCGGGTGGAGACAACGGGTCGATGAGCTTTTGGGACTGGAAGAGCGGGCATAGGTTCCAGGCGTTGGACACGACGGCTCAGCCGGGCAGTTTGGATGCTGAGTCGGGGGTGATGAGCTCCATTTTTGACCATtcggggtcgaggttgatcTGTGGTGAGGCTGATAAGACTA TCAAAATCTGGAAAGAGGATCCCGATGCCACGCCAGAGACACACCCGTTGGAGTGGAAGCCGACCTTGGCTGCTAGTAGGAAGTTTTAA
- a CDS encoding uncharacterized protein (EggNog:ENOG503NWEB; COG:K), whose protein sequence is MAARWGSFLTQAVAGVEARLDNILSEDNDGSAQTKEAKPAPPASPVKQSPGPSRTSSSTRANDRLQERLARAIAAKTAGQKPLSAQGSPRQSLDAASRTSIDSIGPASPALKDAPRDTSSPRGSLDVVRTSQDNAVKEVDTKQDLKNGTTTEQGVTDDANGAKVSPEAPPPAEVPLLNTPTVEAPTPAPAPETEEIITNKPDQTTVGDEETQKDGNNVPDVAQTQQQEEIHGYIERIDALEAKLQFLAREATDSARKAALAAPAGSLEKKLAEKDQQIAQLMEEGKKLASTEQKHRTIMKKLQLKVGEGEKEINNLKMAKDKSDKELDNLRLRARRADELERSQVVLQKQYDQAQKELGSLRPEIRSKDATIADLRSQLQKAKEQVDELSTKANERPREQDKRRIDDLEEQVAALKVEKTLVADRAKAQANDLREQVERANERARVQELELKAEVQMMEGKLEAMRMRVEEASSGVAGDSQAKLLRQIEQLQTQYSIASENWQGIETNLLARIAGLEKERDEALQRESDMRRKAREAAVRAKRHEEELEETKTKIPTIQQDVKSYQAQLDALTRRAEAAETALSEAKSELEKQKQAFEAEKERIQTSFHQPIVERPRSWLEDLPGTPLFKPDSRPASPQLSAVPQRTFSTDFLGIQTLTSKARKISGAQSSNSEAGDANSRIGLPVPGMGSFSRRPSAQPPARPTLPSHPTSNSGIFSPTSIFSPTSEAAPPSILNNHREIQQGEDAFSGSGGRDNDKNNIMQDMVSVSTVAAGPSVQLVERMSAAIRRLESEKVAAKEELSRISKQRDEARAEIVAMMKKVEENSAAVKRVEVLEGEVREVKERYETTLELLGEKSEEVEELRADVEDVKAMYRELVERTIK, encoded by the exons ATGGCCGCGCGATGGGGGTCGTTTCTGACCCAAGCCGTAGCTGGTGTGGAAGCTCGCCTGGATAATATACTCAGCGAGGACAATGATGGCTCGGCGCAAACGAAGGAGGCCAAGCCCGCCCCTCCTGCTTCGCCAGTGAAGCAATCGCCAG GGCCCTCCAGGACCTCCTCGAGCACCCGTGCAAACGATCGGCTCCAAGAAAGGCTTGCGCGGGCCATAGCTGCGAAAACGGCCGGTCAAAAGCCCCTTTCTGCGCAAGGAAGCCCGCGCCAAAGTCTAGACGCAGCGAGCCGCACATCGATCGATAGTATAGGTCCGGCGAGTCCAGCATTGAAGGATGCGCCAAGGGATACTTCTTCGCCGCGGGGCTCCCTGGATGTTGTCAGAACGTCCCAAGATAATGCCGTGAAGGAAGTTGATACCAAACAAGACTTGAAGAATGGGACAACAACGGAACAGGGGGTCACAGATGATGCCAACGGCGCGAAGGTATCCCCCGaggcaccaccgccagccgAAGTGCCTCTCCTGAACACGCCAACCGTGGAAGCGCCCACCCCTGCTCCTGCCCCTGAAACAGAggagatcatcaccaacaagcccGACCAAACAACAGTTGGAGACGAAGAAACGCAGAAGGATGGCAATAATGTGCCGGACGTGGCTCAGacccagcagcaggaggagattcATGGCTACATAGAGCGCATCGATGCTCTTGAAGCCAAACTGCAGTTTCTCGCGAGAGAGGCCACAGACTCAGCCAGGAAGGCCGCCCTTGCTGCACCGGCTGGGAGTCTCGAGAAGAAGTTGGCGGAAAAGGACCAGCAGATCGCCCAGCTcatggaggagggcaagaagcTCGCCAGTACTGAGCAAAAGCACCGTACGATCATGAAGAAGTTGCAGCTCAAagttggcgagggtgagaAGGAGATTAACAACCTGAAGATGGCAAAGGACAAATCTGACAAGGAGTTGGATAATTTGCGCCTGCGCGCTCGCCGAGCAGATGAGCTGGAAAGATCACAGGTGGTTCTACAAAAGCAGTATGATCAAGCTCAGAAGGAACTCGGCAGCTTGCGACCAGAGATACGGTCGAAGGATGCTACCATCGCGGACCTCAGAAGTCAACTGCAAAAAGCCAAAGAACAAGTAGACGAGCTATCGACCAAGGCAAACGAACGCCCGAGAGAACAGGATAAGCGACGTATCGATGATCTGGAAGAGCAGGTGGCTGCTCTCAAGGTCGAAAAGACTCTGGTGGCAGATCGTGCCAAAGCGCAAGCAAACGACCTTCGAGAGCAGGTGGAAAGGGCGAACGAGCGAGCCCGTGTGCAAGAGTTGGAGCTAAAGGCTGAGGTCCAGATGATGGAAGGGAAGCTCGAGGCCATGAGGATGCGAGTAGAGGAGGCATCTTCGGGTGTGGCTGGAGACTCGCAAGCCAAACTACTGCGGCAGATCGAACAGCTGCAGACACAGTACTCCATCGCGAGTGAAAACTGGCAGGGAATTGAGACCAACTTGCTGGCTCGTATTGCTGggctggaaaaggaaagagacGAGGCTCTTCAAAGAGAATCGGACATGAGGCGGAAAGCTCGCGAGGCG GCCGTCCGCGCAAAGCGCCACGAAGAGGAACTGGAAGAGACCAAGACCAAAATCCCCACGATCCAACAAGATGTCAAATCCTACCAAGCCCAACTTGACGCCCTCACCAGACGTGCTGAAGCGGCTGAAACGGCCCTCTCAGAAGCAAAGTCTGAGCTCgaaaagcaaaagcaagCCTTCGAAGCCGAAAAGGAAAGAATCCAAACCAGCTTTCACCAACCCATCGTCGAGCGCCCCCGCTCCTGGCTCGAGGATCTCCCTGGCACCCCCTTGTTCAAACCAGACAGCCGCCCTGCCTCGCCTCAGCTCTCCGCCGTCCCTCAGCGAACATTTAGCACCGACTTCTTGGGCATCCAAACCCTTACCAgcaaggcgaggaagatttctGGCGCGCAGTCCAGCAACAGCGAGGCGGGGGATGCCAACTCCCGAATCGGGCTGCCCGTCCCCGGAATGGGTTCTTTTAGTCGAAGACCCTCGGCCCAACCGCCTGCCCGCCCCACTCTGCCCTCCCATCCGACGAGCAACAGTGGGATCTTCAGCCCCACGTCTATTTTCAGCCCTACGAGTGAGGCTGCCCCGCCTTCGATATTGAATAACCACCGGGAGATCCAGCAAGGGGAAGACGCCTTCAGTGGGAGTGGCGGGAGGGATAACGATAAAAACAACATCATGCAGGATATGGTCTCCGTCTCCACTGTTGCTGCCGGGCCGTCGGTTcagttggtggagaggatgagcGCCGCGATTAGGAGGCTGGAGTCGGAGAAGGTggcggcgaaggaggagttgtCGAGGATTTCGAAGCAGAGGGATgaggcgagggcggagatTGTGGCTatgatgaagaaggtggaggaaaaCAGTGCTGcggtgaagagggtggaggtgttggagggggaggtgagggaggtgaaggagcgGTATGAGACAACGCTGGAGctgctgggggagaagagcgaggaggtggaggagttgagagCTGATGTGGAGGATGTTAAGGCTATGTAtagggagctggtggagaggacTATTAAGTAG
- the YDC1 gene encoding alkaline ceramidase ydc1 (COG:I; EggNog:ENOG503NV52) encodes MALASAFRIPYREARTGFWGEQTSTLNWCEEDYNISYYCAEVVNTLTNLVFMYLGFKGLRNVIKYAHSKVFILVFLGYIVVGLGSMAFHTTLKYEMQLADELPMIYTICIMAYVAFGTNKSPAVKGLLAVFLLGLATFITVYYLYAKDPVFHQVAYGLLTASTIFRGFHVLEGVLRPAFKKRNPATCDQHMKEMWTLALTGIFMFLAGFLIWNIDNVFCHHITQTKQKVLLPWAIIFEGHGWWHILTGLAYHMILWRLWSNCCLEGKEDEFMLDWKPLRTIPQVVPRTKGAAHLKTQ; translated from the exons ATGGCATTGGCTTCGGCATTTCGGATTCCTTACCGGGAGGCGCGAactgggttttggggggagcAAACGTCGACGTTGAACTGGTGTGAAGAg GACTACAACATCAGCTACTACTGTGCTGAAGTGGTCAACACACTTACAAACTTGGTTTTTATGTACCTTGGCTTCAAAGGACTACGCAATGTCATCAAGTATGCGCACTCCAAGGTGTTCATCCTCGTGTTTCTCGGCTACATTGTCGTGGGTCTCGGTAGCATGGCGTTCCATACTACGCTGAAGT ATGAGATGCAACTCGCAGACGAACTCCCCATGATATACACCATCTGCATCATGGCATACGTAGCTTTTGGAACCAACAAGTCTCCTGCTGTGAAGGGTCTTCTTGCGGTATTCCTGCTGGGACTTGCCACTTTTATCACGGTTTATTATCTTTACGCAAAGGACCCAGTCTTCCATCAGGTGGCTTATGGTTTATTGACGGCGTCAACAATCTTCCGCGGATTCCACGTCCTGGAAGG TGTGTTGCGACCGGCGTTCAAGAAAAGGAACCCTGCCACGTGTGACCAGCACATGAAGGAAATGTGGACACTGGCTCTGACAG GCATTTTCATGTTTCTGGCTGGTTTCCTCATCTGGAACATTGATAACGTCTTTTGTCACCACATCACGCAAACGAAGCAAAAGGTTCTTCTACCGTGGGCCATCATCTTTGAAGGGCATGGATGGTGGCACATCCTAACCGGTCTTG CATACCATATGATTCTCTGGAGATTGTGGTCCAACTGTTGCCTGGAGGGGAAAGAGGACGAATTTATGCTGGACTGGAAGCCGTTACGCACAATCCCGCAAGTGGTCCCGCGTACCAAGGGTGCAGCTCATCTCAAGACCCAGTGA
- a CDS encoding uncharacterized protein (COG:O; EggNog:ENOG503P4ET), with the protein MSISNEALQKLVREIESQAIAAQQQIGLVRTQMASKQREMRLAQLTRSEISSLPPDTAVYEGVGKMFVGLPVPTLQEKLSSQVKENETELEALSKRLHYLETTDKNSREHIEKMLKGQA; encoded by the exons aTGTCGATATCAAACGAAGCGCTGCAAAAG CTCGTCAGAGAGATCGAGTCGCAGGCCATCGCTGCGCAACAGCAAATCGGCCTGGTCCGCACTCAGATGGCGTCCAAGCAGCGTGAGATGCGGCTAGCCCAGCTGACGCGCAGCGAGATCTCATCATTGCCACCCGACACGGCTGTCTACGAGGGAGTCGGGAAAAT GTTCGTTGGGCTTCCGGTGCCCACGTTGCAGGAGAAACTGAGCTCTCAGGTCAAGGAGAATGAGACCGAGTTGGAGGCTCTGTCCAAGAGGCTGCACTACCTCGAGACGACGGACAAGAATAGCCGGGAGCACATTGAGAAGATGCTCAAGGGACAGGCTTAA
- a CDS encoding uncharacterized protein (EggNog:ENOG503P128; COG:S), which translates to MPRSSYLSSDDESVDITYRRYSAARDRSRGPPGPPPPPPGGPPHFIQTVVRDARDTRPSGPTGYFQGPSFLNSTDQREMTMVRARSRERRSPPIVAGPPQPPPPPAVVINQNRINQGQGRSRRGSSSSSDESSHVSSRFHHHSHSRHRSHSRVGHSRSSSTHSHLEDARERWELERAREQLRAMQVSNERREQERQLDRYNDEKFGRAQADWELERLRREDEARRREEMAEEKANRNKSDWELEQLRREKEARRAQEMAEEKANRNKSDWELEQYRREKEAKRQQERMAEASSRDKASWELAHYRKEKEEMETREQMETRLRLQQLREKDEAEAARQRYELEKFLKEEEERQIREKYTDEYELDRLRHEIGRIKRREEEMKRERHEEEERQLRDAKAELDRIKKKEEEARREKQKEEEQEYKMGKAELDRLRRQKEQEERDRHYKEDAEFRAAKAELDKIKAEKARKAEEERIAREIELKKLAEEKKAAEEKARREKEEEEAVARWKAKEAERIAKEKAEEEAREKEFQRRLQEQLIHSGLDEKAIEAILKKEKIKKDKEKRDREDERERERERERDNDNQIARPTYTRMSLRHLDIETLAHFRIEWEWDAEPGYILIKRWVPEWEQQQLWEHTKKIRIVEKRKEEKVVLKIKDHREEDDKYEFVRRRRRSKSPSLLMYLAGGRPA; encoded by the exons atgccCCGGTCTTCCTACTTGTCGAGTGACGACGAGTCCGTCGACATCACCTACAGGCGTTATTCTGCTGCCCGCGACCGGTCTAGAGGGCCTCCtggcccccctcctcctcctcctggtgGCCCGCCTCATTTCATCCAGACTGTAGTCCGCGATGCCCGGGACACTCGCCCTTCGGGTCCCACGGGTTACTTCCAGGGCCCTTCATTCCTCAACTCAACCGACCAGCGAGAAATGACCATGGTCCGCGCCCGCTCAAGAGAGCGccgctcccctcccatcGTCGCCggccctccccagccccctccccctccggccGTGGTGATCAACCAGAACAGGAtcaaccaaggccaaggtcgGTCCCGCCGcggctccagctcctcctcggacgAGTCCAGCCATGTCTCCTCccgcttccaccaccactcccactcgCGGCACCGCTCCCACTCCCGCGTGGGCCACTCCCGTTCCTCGTCCACTCACTCCCACCTCGAAGACGCCCGCGAAAGGTGGGAGCTCGAGCGGGCCCGGGAGCAGCTCCGCGCCATGCAGGTCAGCAACGAGCGCAGGGAGCAGGAGCGCCAGCTCGATCGCTACAACGACGAGAAGTTTGGCCGGGCCCAGGCCGACTGGGAGCTGGAGCGCCTCCGCCGCGAGGACGAAGCCCGCCGGcgggaggagatggccgaggagaaggccaaccGGAACAAGTCCGActgggagctggagcagcTCCGCCGCGAAAAGGAGGCGAGGCGGGCGCAGGAgatggccgaggagaaggccaaccGCAACAAGTCAGACTGGGAGCTCGAGCAGTACCGCCGTGAGAAAGAGGCCAAGCGCCAGCAGGAGCGCATGGCGGAGGCGTCCTCGCGGGACAAAGCCAGCTGGGAGCTGGCGCACTAccgcaaggaaaaggaggagatggaaacTCGGGAGCAGATGGAGACCCGGCTCAGGCTTCAGCAATTGAGAGAAAAGGATGAGGCGGAGGCTGCTAGGCAGAGGTATGAGCTCGAGAAGTTcctcaaggaggaggaggagaggcagatCAGAGAGAAGTACACCGATGAGTACGAGCTTGATAGGCTCCGGCATGAGATTGGCCGCATCAAGCGTcgtgaggaggagatgaagcgGGAGAGgcacgaggaggaggagcgccaGCTGAGAGACGCCAAGGCCGAGCTTGACCGGataaagaagaaggaggaggaagccaggagggagaagcagaaggaggaggagcaggagtacAAGATGGGCAAGGCTGAGCTGGACAGGCTCAGGAGgcagaaggagcaggaggagcgtGATAGGCACTATAAAGAAGACGCCGAATTCCGCGcggccaaggcagagctCGATAAGatcaaggctgagaaggctcGCAAGGCGGAGGAAGAGCGGATCGCCCGGGAGATcgagctcaagaagctcgccgaggagaagaaggctgctgaggaaaaggcaaggagggagaaggaggaggaagaggctgttgCTCGGtggaaggccaaggaagCCGAGCGGAtcgccaaggagaaggctgaggaggaggccagaGAGAAGGAGTTCCAACGCCGCCTCCAGGAGCAACTCATCCACTCCGGCCTCGACGAGAAGGCCATTGAGGCCATcctgaagaaggagaagatcaagaaagacaaggagaagagggacagggaggatgagagagaACGCGAAAGGGAACGCGAGAGGGACAACGACAATCAGATTGCCAGGCCGACCTACACCAGAATGTCCCTGAGGCACTTGGACATTGAGACGTTGGCCCATTTCAGGATcgagtgggagtgggatgcG GAGCCCGGTTACATCCTCATCAAGCGCTGGGTGCCCGAgtgggagcagcagcagctctggGAGCACACCAAAAAGATTCGCATCgtcgagaagaggaaggaggagaaggtcgtcctcaagatcaaggaccaccgcgaggaggacgacaaGTACGAGTTTgtgcgccgccgccgtcggtCCAAGTCCCCCAGTTTGCTCATGTACTTGGCTGGTGGCCGGCCCGCGTGA
- the MIC13 gene encoding MICOS complex subunit mic13 (EggNog:ENOG503NYKI; COG:C), with the protein MSDGARKTSPKSTFHFLAGLSSGITSAVLLQPIDLLKTRVQQRTSHSTPHHPHGASALRLALAEIRSAPHLLPALWRGAVPSALRTGFGSAIYFTSLNSIRHRLSSPALANANNHSSTLPKLSHIANLTSGAVARSFAGFILMPLTVLKVRYESTLYNYNSLPRAALDIYRHEGIRGFFSGFGATAIRDAPYAGLYILFYEQSKKHLSNLYMDKSGTGGAATINFASAIFSGAVCSAISNPFDAVKTRIQLQPDGYRNMVHAAKRMVSEEGLRSLMDGLGLRMGRKAASSALAWTVYEELIRRAEGSWTKKDGVRGGEKEAGKL; encoded by the exons ATGTCCGATGGCGCCCGCAAGACGTCTCCGAAGTCGA CCTTCCACTTCCTAGCCGGCCTCTCCTCCGGCATAACCTccgccgtcctcctccaaccaatCGACCTCCTCAAAACCCGCGTCCAGCAACGAACCTCCCACTCCACCCCGCATCACCCCCACGGCGCCTCGGCCCTccgcctcgccctcgccgaaATCCGCTCGgctcctcacctcctcccagccCTATGGCGCGGTGCCGTTCCCTCGGCCTTGCGAACCGGCTTCGGCTCCGCAATCTacttcacctccctcaactcaATCCGTCACCGTCTGTCCTCTCCAGCGTTAGCCAACGCGAATAaccactcctccaccctcccgaAACTTTCCCACATCGCCAATTTGACATCGGGAGCAGTAGCCAGGAGTTTCGCGGGGTTTATTCTCATGCCTTTGACGGTGCTGAAGGTGAGATATGAGTCGACATTGTACAACtacaactccctcccccgcgcAGCGCTAGACATCTATCGACACGAGGGCATCCGTGGGTTCTTCTCCGGCTTTGGCGCCACCGCTATCCGGGACGCTCCCTATGCTGGTCTCTACATATTATTCTACGAACAGTCCAAAAAgcacctctccaacctctacATGGACAAATCCGGAACCGGAGGCGCAGCCACAATCAACTTTGCCAGCGCGATATTCTCCGGGGCGGTCTGCTCGGCGATCAGCAACCCGTTTGATGCGGTTAAGACGAGGATTCAGCTTCAGCCGGATGGCTACAGGAACATGGTGCATGCCGCCAAGAGGATGGTGAGCGAGGAAGGGCTGAGGAGCTTGATGGATGGGctggggttgaggatggggaggaaggcggcCAGTAGTGCGCTTGCTTGGACGGTGTATGAGGAGTTGATTAGACGGGCGGAGGGGAGCTGGACGAAGAAGGATGGGGTtaggggaggggagaaggaggcggggaAGTTATAG
- a CDS encoding uncharacterized protein (EggNog:ENOG503NU7N; COG:U), with protein sequence MADLLYDLLLPSASSSSPTTTPDASLLEYLTTLASQPLSSLESSEPQALAHSSHALLLSLQSLSKKSHKQIIESATHHASLRTTLPALAASTAELRNALPKLDSEAVRFATTYNRDSDNDVLARRKKALLLSRNVERLVDVLELPPLLSSSISTAPVNYSSALDLNGHIRRLHSLYPKSPLVTSISAEADDVMRNMAANLILSLKAPGLKLPAALRTISWLRRVLPDLEAVATAPTNNGSKSSDARERALGAVLLVCRLATLMTMLEALEPLRELADQEKARQKAIGSGNAWSGGQQTEKYLKRYIEIFREQSFAIVNMFLKLFPTTTAVATDGPAAATGSDDPLEPIPSALATFPLYLVDMLLETLRVYLPTVKDQGARDSLLTQVLYCAGSLERLGGDFGLFLASLDVGPEAEEEWVEVVKRHKALAGRLESIVGEQKKG encoded by the coding sequence ATGGCGGACCTTTTATATGATCTTCTTTTACCGTCAGCGTCGTCTTCATCCCCAACGACGACTCCCGATGCGAGTTTACTCGAGTACCTCACAACACTGGCGTCCCAGCCATTATCATCACTCGAATCAAGCGAACCTCAAGCGCTCGCACACTCATCTCACGCGCTCCTGCTCTCACTTCAGTCGCTTTCCAAGAAATCTCACAAGCAGATCATCGAATCGGCAACTCATCACGCGTCACTCCGCACTACGTTGCCTGCCCTGGCAGCAAGCACCGCTGAGCTGCGAAATGCCCTCCCAAAGCTGGATAGTGAAGCAGTGCGGTTCGCAACCACCTACAACAGAGACAGCGACAATGATGTTCTCGCCCGGCGAAAAAAGGCATTGCTTCTCTCGCGCAACGTCGAGCGGCTCGTCGACGTCCTCGAGCTAccgcccctcctctcctcgtctATCTCGACAGCCCCAGTCAACTACTCCTCAGCACTGGACTTGAACGGTCATATCCGGCGACTGCACTCGCTCTACCCAAAGTCACCTCTTGTTACATCCATCTCCGCCGAGGCTGACGATGTCATGCGAAATATGGCggccaacctcatcctctctctcaaaGCTCCTGGTCTCAAACTCCCTGCTGCCCTCCGAACCATCAGCTGGCTTCGCAGAGTCTTGCCGGATTTGGAGGCAGTTGCCACTGCACCAACAAACAACGGCTCAAAGAGTAGCGATGCTCGGGAGAGGGCGCTGGGGGCAGTGTTGCTTGTCTGCCGCCTGGCAACCCTTATGACAATGCTCGAAGCCCTCGAACCACTTAGGGAACTCGCCGATCAGGAAAAGGCCCGCCAAAAGGCCATTGGCAGCGGAAACGCCTGGTCTGGTGGGCAGCAGACGGAAAAATATCTGAAGCGGTACATTGAGATCTTCCGTGAGCAGAGTTTTGCTATCGTGAACATGTTCCTCAAGCTGTTTCCGACTACCACGGCGGTGGCAACAGATGggccagcagcggcaactGGGAGCGATGACCCACTGGAGCCAATTCCATCTGCGCTTGCTACTTTCCCTCTCTACTTGGTCGACATGCTATTGGAGACCCTCCGCGTGTATTTGCCTACCGTGAAAGACCAGGGAGCGAGGGACAGTCTGCTCACTCAGGTTCTGTATTGCGCAGGAAGTTTGGAAAGATTGGGAGGTGATtttgggttgtttttggcGAGCTTGGATGTTGGACcagaggcggaggaggagtgggttgaggttgtcaagagaCACAAGGCGTTGGCTGGGAGGCTGGAGTCTATCGTGggggagcagaagaaggggtgA